The following proteins are co-located in the Polystyrenella longa genome:
- the dnaG gene encoding DNA primase has product MSTEFPNDFKETVRAQTDIVNLISEYVTLTPKRGGREYEGICPFHDDHKPSMNVSTERQTYKCWACQEGGDCFSFLMKIDSLEFVEALDKLADRANLERPKTMGRFSPEKKNQKASLIEVVRWAENEFHQFLMDSPQAEAARRYLYEDRGFTDETILQFRMGYHPGGWDWLIGRAQNKFSPKQLFEARLARQRNEGEGYYDDFRQRVMFPIRNDKGDPVAFGGRILPGLANEGQPKYLNSADSEIFSKSELLYGFHVAKEAIRKSEVAVVVEGYTDAITLHQYGICNVVGTLGVALTEPHVKLLRRFARKKMVLVYDGDDAGRNATERSISQFLSHDVDLRILILPEGQDPAEYIEENGPESLQNLLDNAPEALEYKYQICRERNSDTLHGREKSLDEMLDLIRLSSNIKGTLKEDLILNRLSQRLSVNESVLRQKLVEKRQELGHQRIQQQRRNAARQNQIHSAHSETSVPAEVKSTLVQKMWTENELVSNPECELLQCILEEPETTFWVSQQISPEVLENQDLASLLQLCFDLYEQDQLPTVNRLMATVEDTPSKNFIGLIDELSRKLDISSRIRESSIEIEGETVSRFLHQAVRLIKRRLQERDALSEIKKQMVSLTAETSVGSTLDVTAIELLQKAANFHRQRATDNT; this is encoded by the coding sequence GTGTCAACTGAATTTCCCAATGATTTCAAAGAGACCGTTCGAGCCCAAACTGACATCGTCAACCTGATATCTGAATATGTCACCTTGACGCCAAAGCGGGGCGGTCGCGAGTACGAAGGCATTTGCCCGTTTCACGACGATCATAAACCTTCTATGAACGTCTCGACTGAACGTCAGACCTATAAATGCTGGGCCTGTCAGGAAGGGGGCGACTGCTTTTCGTTCCTGATGAAAATCGACAGCCTCGAGTTTGTCGAAGCACTCGACAAACTGGCAGATCGAGCCAACCTGGAACGTCCGAAGACGATGGGGCGTTTTTCGCCCGAAAAGAAAAACCAAAAGGCGAGCTTGATCGAAGTCGTTCGCTGGGCGGAAAACGAGTTCCATCAGTTCCTGATGGATAGTCCGCAGGCCGAGGCGGCACGCCGGTACCTGTATGAAGATCGCGGTTTTACCGACGAAACCATCCTCCAATTCCGCATGGGGTATCATCCCGGTGGTTGGGATTGGCTGATTGGTCGTGCCCAGAACAAATTCAGCCCAAAACAGCTTTTTGAGGCTCGCCTCGCCCGTCAGCGGAATGAGGGCGAAGGCTACTATGATGATTTTCGGCAACGTGTCATGTTTCCGATTCGCAACGACAAAGGGGATCCAGTCGCCTTCGGTGGAAGAATTTTGCCCGGTTTGGCAAATGAAGGCCAACCGAAATATCTGAACAGTGCTGACAGCGAGATTTTTTCCAAAAGCGAACTTCTTTACGGCTTCCATGTCGCCAAAGAAGCGATTCGAAAATCGGAAGTTGCCGTGGTCGTCGAAGGGTACACCGACGCCATTACGCTTCATCAGTATGGAATCTGTAATGTGGTGGGCACCTTGGGCGTCGCTTTGACGGAACCGCATGTGAAACTTCTCAGAAGATTCGCTCGCAAGAAAATGGTACTGGTGTACGACGGCGATGACGCCGGCCGAAACGCCACCGAGCGTTCGATCTCTCAGTTCCTGTCTCACGACGTGGACTTACGAATTCTGATTCTGCCGGAAGGGCAGGATCCTGCTGAATACATAGAGGAAAACGGGCCTGAGAGCCTGCAAAACCTGCTGGATAATGCCCCTGAGGCACTTGAGTACAAATATCAGATTTGTCGCGAACGAAATAGCGATACTCTGCACGGTCGAGAGAAGTCCCTGGACGAAATGCTCGATCTAATTCGCTTGAGCAGCAATATTAAGGGTACATTAAAAGAAGACCTGATCTTAAACCGCCTGTCCCAGCGACTCTCTGTGAATGAATCAGTACTCCGCCAGAAGCTTGTGGAGAAACGTCAGGAACTCGGCCATCAGCGAATTCAGCAACAGCGGCGGAATGCAGCCCGGCAAAACCAAATTCATTCGGCCCATTCTGAAACATCAGTACCAGCGGAAGTGAAGTCGACACTTGTACAGAAAATGTGGACTGAAAACGAATTAGTCTCCAATCCGGAATGCGAATTGCTTCAATGTATTCTGGAAGAACCAGAAACAACGTTTTGGGTGAGCCAGCAGATTTCTCCAGAAGTTCTGGAAAACCAAGATTTGGCATCCTTGTTGCAACTCTGTTTCGACTTATACGAACAAGACCAGTTGCCGACAGTCAATCGATTGATGGCAACTGTAGAAGATACACCATCGAAGAATTTTATCGGCCTCATTGATGAACTCTCACGCAAACTCGATATCTCTTCGAGGATTCGGGAGTCGAGCATCGAAATTGAGGGCGAAACAGTCTCCCGTTTTCTGCATCAGGCAGTCAGATTAATAAAACGACGCCTTCAGGAACGTGATGCCTTGTCAGAAATTAAAAA